ACCAGGTCGACTTTGTGTCAACCACTTTTTTATTTATCATGCTGATCATTTGTCGTTCAGCAGCGACGTTTAATAATATACTACCATTCGACTTAAACGTCAACACTTTTTTTAAAAAATTTTATCCTTTTTACCACTCTGCTTTTCTTTTCATTTGCATATATTTTAAACACTCGTAATGCGGTGCAACTCTTTTAAATATCGTAAATAATATATGGTACCTTTCTTTCATTGCTCTCTTTACAACATGATCAATTCGTTCATCTTCTAGATCAAATAATATTTCATCCATTTCTCGTTTCAGCAAATATTGTATCTCTTGCCTCTCATGTTCATGTAACAACATCCCAAGCATTTTTTCCACATCCTTATTTATTTGTTTTCTGTAGTTTTTTCCAACATGTCTAAAATTATGAAGTTGTTTAACAAAAATGTTAAGACATAAATCCTATCTGCCTTCATACAATGGTGACAAGGACTTGTCTAAGAGGTGATCAAACGAGAATGAATGGATTTTATATTGTCAGTGGCAAAAAAATAAAACAAGGACTGTTAATCGTCATTATTTCATTCTTTACGGCCCTGTTCCTTTTTTCTGAAAGCTTAAGCTACCTGTCTGTTTTTTCGACAAAAGAAGGACCAAGAGCCATTTATAAAGGAGAAAAAGGTATTGCGCTTACGTTTAATATCGGCTGGGGGGATGAAAAGGCCGCTCCTATTTTAGAGTTATTAAAGAAGCAGAACGTTAAAAAAGCAACGTTTTTTTTATCCGGAGAATGGGCTGAAAGACATCCTGAACTAGTTGAGCTAATCGTGAAGCAAGGGTACGAAATTGGATTACTCGGTTATACGTACAAAGATTATACCGATTTAGACGATTCGGAAGTGCGTCGAGACATTTTAATGGCGCAAGAAGTATTTAAAAAACTAAACGTCAAAAATATCAAATTACTCCGCACGCCTACAGGTCATTTCGATGAACGAGTGATTCAAATTGCTGAACGTCTTGGCTATACTCTCGTTCACTGGAGTGTAAACTCACATGACTGGAAAAATCCGGGAGTAGAACAAATTATCAAAAACGTCTCTGTCGCTAAAAAGGGAGATATTATTCTACTCCATGCTTCTGATTCCGCCAAACAAACCGCTCAAGCGCTCCCTTCTATCATTCAAATGACGAAAAAGAAAGGAGAGCTACAAACCGTTTCGGAAATGATTGCGAGCGGAAAAGCAAAAACCACATTAATTCGATAAAAAGAGGTAAAA
This Bacillus sp. (in: firmicutes) DNA region includes the following protein-coding sequences:
- the pdaB gene encoding polysaccharide deacetylase family sporulation protein PdaB, with the protein product MNGFYIVSGKKIKQGLLIVIISFFTALFLFSESLSYLSVFSTKEGPRAIYKGEKGIALTFNIGWGDEKAAPILELLKKQNVKKATFFLSGEWAERHPELVELIVKQGYEIGLLGYTYKDYTDLDDSEVRRDILMAQEVFKKLNVKNIKLLRTPTGHFDERVIQIAERLGYTLVHWSVNSHDWKNPGVEQIIKNVSVAKKGDIILLHASDSAKQTAQALPSIIQMTKKKGELQTVSEMIASGKAKTTLIR